From Spartobacteria bacterium:
AGAAAAGTCTTTTGTGAATAGCCTCAAGGATGTCTTCACGTAGTGGTCCGTCCAGGTCTCTGCAGTTAACCGGAAGTTCTCGAAAAAAATTTGATAAATACATATGCTATTATTCCTCCTATAATTTACTTATATAAAATAAATTATTACACACTCCTTCTTTGAAAATACGATATTTGTTTCTTGGTGAACAAATATCGTATTTCTTAATTCTTTTCTTGTTAAAGAATTAAATACAAATAATTTAAATTAAGATACTACCAATATAGCATTTTTCATATTTAGTTTTTTTTTGATTGAAATCTTGCAACTTTGCTGATTTTTTCTAAAAAAATAGAATAATTTTTTGTCAGAATTATTTTTTTCATATCAAATTTATTCATTTTGTTTTTTTTGATAAATGATCGTATTTTTTTAGGTATTGCATCAATTATTGTAATTTTATATTTGCAATTTTGTACTCCCTAAGAGCACGCTGTGCTCTTAGGGAAATCGTCACACTTTTTGCAGTCGGTGGCATGCTATAGTATAGGCAGTTATGGCTCGTCTGTCTGATAGTGGTGACGGGTAATCAGGGGGGAGATGCAGGGGCTCGTCAGGTGATGTTTCTTGTTTCGCCTTGGCGATTCGAGCTTGTCATCTAAGCGCCTTTTTGTAGTAGTTCGTGATCGACGAGTTGCGCTAGGTATTGGGCTTGTCGAAACATGAGCCTTTCCATGGCTGCCTGTTTCGGCTGGGAGAGATTTCTGTTGAAAATCAAGTTGCCATTTAGAATGTTTTCTTTTTCATTCTCGGCGTTGAGGTGGACCAGGTTCGCGGAATTAACGCCCAGAGTTAGTCCCCATTGTGTCCTTGCTGCTTCGGTGACTTCGTCCTTTAGGTTTGTTGATTCTCCATTGATGAGGATGAGATAGTGGAACTGTGGCGTATGGTTTGTGTCAAAATTTCTGATCCAGATCACTTTAAGGGCACTGACTTGCCCATTTTGGCAGTACTTGCGGATTAGGGAGGCTTTGAAGAAATAGTTAAATATTTGAATATGTTCGTATCTTGGTTTGATGCTTTCGCTTTGAGGGTAGGAAAGGCTGAACATGATTTGGGCGAAGGAACTGCATGAGCTCTTCATTATGTCAATAAGCTTATTATATTTGTCAATAATGTTTGGTTTTAATTCGTTTTCGTATTTCTTTATTCTGTCATTATTGAGAGTAATCTGGATTATATTTTGTTTCATATTCACCGAATTGGCTCCTTATGAATATGATTTTTTTAATCATTTGTATTTTATGTGGTTTGAAATTTGCTCATACAATTCTGATTAAATATTTTTTTATACATGACTTAGTTAGTAATGAATTCTAATTTCGTTTTTCGGTGTGATTTTGCGAGAAGATAAATTGTAAAATTTTTTAAATGTCCTGTGGGCGAGTCTTCGCCCCGGGATCGGACTGCTTGCCGGTAGAAGCACTACCCAAGAGCGGTGGATGCGTTGTCGCTAGTTCGTTCGAAGCAAAGACTTTTGTCATCGACTGGGGCCAGCCCTCATGTGGGAGTCTTTGCTCGTTATGAACTGAGAGTTTTTTTTCGAATTTCGATTTGAACGAGGGGGGGGCGTCGGGTGTGGTGAAAGTTTCTGGTTTGATAAGCCTGAAGATATTGAATGGCGGCTCAACTAGATTGATGTGGGGCCACCGAGGGTAGATAATTTTTCTGTTATTTGTAATTCATTAAATTTCAGGTATATATTACTCCTTTGAATGTACAAAAATATGCTTTCTCACGAGGTGAAATGCCGCGAGGGGGACTATCATCAAAGGAGTTGCCATGAACCATCAAGATTACTGTTCGTCAGAAACGTCCAAACTGGCCAAGGCCCTGATCCAAGTGCAGCGCATCTTGCAGCCTGCGACTAAGGACCGCCTCAACCCTTTCACCCATTCAAACTACGCCACCCTCAACAGCGTCATGGATTCCTGTCGGGAAGCACTACTGACCAACGGTATCTGGCTCACCCAGTATCCAGTTCCGTCTGAACCGGGCCATCTCGGCCTTGTGACCAAGCTGGTCCACGCCGAATCCGGGCAGTGGCAGTCGTCCCATGCTGTTGTCCCCTTGCCAAAGAACGATCCCCAGGGACTTGGCATCGCCATGACCTACAGCAGACGATATTCGATCTCCGCGATGCTCGGCATCGTCACTGAGGAGGATACCGATGGGAACATGCCCAAGGATTCCGGCAAGGGTGGGCCGCGTCAGAAAAAGACTCCCGCCATGCAGGACTCTGAAGTATCCTCCCCTCATACTTCCGGCCGATCATTACCATCCCAACTCCCGAAAATTGATGGCATCACCTACCAGGAGATCACCGCTACTGACGGCCAGGTGTGCATCGTGGCCACAGGCAGCACTCAGGCCAAAAAAGAACTCCTGGCTGGCGCCGGTTTCAAATGGAATCCCCAACGCAAGATGTGGTGGAAATATGCGCAAGCATCATGAAAATATGGACACAAAACACAAGCGAAGGCTGCCCGAGAGGAGCAGCCTTCGTCATTTTGGAGGGTAGGGCATGAATGGTCCCGTTCAAACTCAAGCAGACAGGTCCCACGGTCTAATGGCTCTGTTGGCCAAAGGGCTTGTCGAATGCTCAGCGCAAAGGACAGCGTCTTCACTGGGCGACCGGAGCCGGTATATCGGCATGTCGGATATAGGTCTCGCCCTAGAATGCCTGC
This genomic window contains:
- a CDS encoding inovirus Gp2 family protein, with the translated sequence MNMKQNIIQITLNNDRIKKYENELKPNIIDKYNKLIDIMKSSCSSFAQIMFSLSYPQSESIKPRYEHIQIFNYFFKASLIRKYCQNGQVSALKVIWIRNFDTNHTPQFHYLILINGESTNLKDEVTEAARTQWGLTLGVNSANLVHLNAENEKENILNGNLIFNRNLSQPKQAAMERLMFRQAQYLAQLVDHELLQKGA
- a CDS encoding single-stranded DNA-binding protein, producing MNHQDYCSSETSKLAKALIQVQRILQPATKDRLNPFTHSNYATLNSVMDSCREALLTNGIWLTQYPVPSEPGHLGLVTKLVHAESGQWQSSHAVVPLPKNDPQGLGIAMTYSRRYSISAMLGIVTEEDTDGNMPKDSGKGGPRQKKTPAMQDSEVSSPHTSGRSLPSQLPKIDGITYQEITATDGQVCIVATGSTQAKKELLAGAGFKWNPQRKMWWKYAQAS